The proteins below come from a single Plantactinospora sp. KBS50 genomic window:
- a CDS encoding nucleoside-diphosphate kinase: protein MCPPNCGASTSAGRPPSPSATASTPRRGFGPTGPAAAGPDTIRGQFAADSLEKAIAEGRLIDNLIHSSDSTEVVPRDFGIWYGPAKKHLLRAPHTVNGDPR from the coding sequence ATGTGCCCGCCGAACTGCGGCGCATCTACGTCGGCCGGCAGGCCGCCGTCGCCCTCGGCTACGGCCTCGACGCCGCGCCGCGGCTTCGGCCCGACCGGCCCGGCCGCCGCCGGACCGGACACCATCCGCGGCCAGTTCGCCGCCGACAGCCTCGAGAAGGCGATAGCCGAAGGCCGCCTGATCGACAACCTCATCCACAGCTCCGACAGCACCGAGGTCGTGCCCCGCGACTTCGGCATCTGGTACGGCCCGGCCAAGAAACACCTGCTCCGCGCCCCGCACACCGTGAACGGAGACCCTCGATGA